TCTGGGGTTCAAGGGGTCAACAGAGTTGAGCTAGTCTGTGCTGGGTTACAGCGTGATTTGTGCGACACATGAGTGACTTATTCTTAAAACGTCCAATTAGTGTCGTGAAGATAAAAAACCATATCTCATGGGCAAAGATCACCATAAAAAAGTGCTAAGGTGTATGGAGTACATGTGATAAATAAGGTCGACGTCCGGTTTCAAAATCAAGAGTTGGGTGCAACTAAGGTTACAAAACAGAAGCTACTTTAAAGAAACGTAAACCTTAAGGTGTTTTTATACTGTTGCTTTTTTACTTAACCTCCTTTGAAAAAATGCCCCAACCCCCAAAAAAACCTTTTACCTAAAAGATGATATGATTCGAAGTCGAATCCATACCATTTTCAGATACATTCCCCGTAAGAAGTATTTTGCAGACACGATCCCTATGAGAAAACACAATCCTAAGTGGATGCTACACTAGTCTCAAGGCAAGTTTGGTTTTGTCCTCTCAATTTGGTGTATTTTGGTAGATGTTGCATTTATTGAATGTAGTATTTTTATTAGGTCataataaattgcatttaacaacaaatatatgaatatcaaTTGTAATCGTAATTGTAAGCGTAGTACAAAAAATTGCGaaagatatttatttgcacGACCAAATGTAATTGGGGTACTCACCTTGTAGCAGTTCGCCTTGATGCCCTTGCGCTTCTCGTAGTCGGCGTACTTGCGCCAATATCCGTAGCAGTAGGGATAGTGGGACAGGAATGTGTCGTAGGCCTCGCGAGCCGCCTCCGCATCGGACTGTGGAAAAAAGGAGAAACACTCTTATTAAAAGTTCAAGATAGACGTTCCAGTACAGACTCACCTCACTGTCCACATATTGCAGCAAGTACGTCCAGCCGGTGAAGTCGGTGGAGTCATCTTTGACTGCTCTCCAGTACTTATCTAGGTCTGGCAGCTTCTTTCGCTCCTTTTCCTTATCCTTATCTTTCTCTTTGTCCTTATCCTTGTCCTTCTCCTTATCTTTGTCTTTATCGCGctccttttccttctttttctCCTTGGGTTCCGATTCTGTGGGGTTTAATAGTGTGAGCCCTATCAACTTTTTAGTCATCAGACGATTTATAATTACCTTCaactttgatttttttctctgAGGGCTGTGCATCGTTACTCTCAGATGTGGGACTGCCCGGATTATATTGCTCTGCGGACTTATCTTTACTTGCTTCATGACTGCTTGCTTCCTTATCTTCAGTGCCTTTAACGCTATCGTCTTCTGCCTTACGCTTCACAGGAGCCTTGGGCTCACTGGCggtgttattattattgtgggTGGGAAGCTCGTCCTCAGAGATTACTTCTGCATCCGCTGGCAACTCAGCCCGCTGCGGTGCTGGAAGCTCTTCGTCGGAAACTTCCTCGGCATCGTTGATTTCCGGTTTGCTGGGCAAAGGGAGTTCATCTTCGGATACTATCTCTGTGTTGACAATGGTGGCATTGCTGGTGTCTGCATCGGCTAGATCCTCGGCAATGGCATGCTGTGAGCTGGAGTCCTCAGAGGAATTGAGTTTCTCTGCCTGCGGCTGCAGGGCCTCCACATTGTACTCAAAGTCCGCCTTCTTGGCATTGTCACTCTCATCATTCCCACCTACGGAGGGCAGGCTGTTGGCATTATCGCCGGCCATCGAAGCCAGTAGGGTGTCCACGCCAGCCTGTCCGCGAGTCTCCTTAATATCATCACTAGTCTCTGAATGCTGCTCCGCCACCGTTCCAAACGGAAAGGAAGAGCTCTTTTCATCAACGCCTGCAGCTTCGGCTGGCATTAACATTTCCACGTCATCCTCTATCTGGTGCTGTGTCTCCTCGAACTGGGGCTCCAAAGCGGGTGCCTCATCGGTGGTCGTGCCTGCAAAAGGCTCCTCCTCGTCCTGAACCATGACCACTTGCTCTTCGGCCTCCTCTTCGTGGTCACTTAGCTAAAAGGATTAAGGGTTATTAATGACTGCTACCGGCATTTCTCAATGCATTATTGGATGCTGTGCCTTCAGTTGGCCCTTGCAGGTAATCACTCGCTCCTCCGAGGAGAAGTATCATGTGCGGATGGAACAACGCCACATCCGCACTGGAAATTGCAATCGTTTACATCATGGGCTAATGATCTGTATAAGGCGGCAACTTCGTGGGATGAACTGACCTGTACGTTCCGCTTGGATGTGCGCCGGGTGCTCCTCGTTGGTAGCGATGCAGCCGGGGATGCGGCCTTCCGACCAGAACGTGTGCGGCGACCTGGAAAACGTCAATTAACTGTCGTGGTTAATCCATGCGGTTTACATAAACTGTACGCGCGGTGGTGTTATGGGTTTGCCGCCTCGTGATgttctctattttttttgaaaagcGTTTCTAGCCTGCTCCAAATGACTGGCAATGTCAGCTTTCTGACCGGACAAGTAAGAACTGAATATTAAATCACCGGGCACTGGGTCCGGTCGAAAGAATGTGGTTATTTGTCATTTTTTTAACACTTTACCTGGACTTTCCATCACAACGTTTTCGCCTTCTGACGCCATATTAATATTACAAAGTGGTATCGATATACATATCCCGCCAATATCGATAGTACTTTGTTTGCCCATGATAGATAGctatattttgattattttttacacGCTTTTCGAATTTTgctggtttttatttttaaatt
This genomic stretch from Drosophila yakuba strain Tai18E2 chromosome 3R, Prin_Dyak_Tai18E2_2.1, whole genome shotgun sequence harbors:
- the LOC6538138 gene encoding pre-mRNA-processing factor 39 isoform X2, producing MGKQSTIDIGGICISIPLCNINMASEGENVVMESPGRRTRSGRKAASPAASLPTRSTRRTSKRNVQLSDHEEEAEEQVVMVQDEEEPFAGTTTDEAPALEPQFEETQHQIEDDVEMLMPAEAAGVDEKSSSFPFGTVAEQHSETSDDIKETRGQAGVDTLLASMAGDNANSLPSVGGNDESDNAKKADFEYNVEALQPQAEKLNSSEDSSSQHAIAEDLADADTSNATIVNTEIVSEDELPLPSKPEINDAEEVSDEELPAPQRAELPADAEVISEDELPTHNNNNTASEPKAPVKRKAEDDSVKGTEDKEASSHEASKDKSAEQYNPGSPTSESNDAQPSEKKIKVEESEPKEKKKEKERDKDKDKEKDKDKDKEKDKDKEKERKKLPDLDKYWRAVKDDSTDFTGWTYLLQYVDSESDAEAAREAYDTFLSHYPYCYGYWRKYADYEKRKGIKANCYKVFERGLEAIPLSVDLWIHYLMHVKSHHGEDEQFIRSQYERAVKACGLEFRSDKLWDAYIRWENESKRYQRVVQIYDRLLAIPTQGYNGHFDNFQDVINQHAVTSTLANEELVRLRKDFHERQQSKSSKSSSKHRRDSSSSSKDKDSKERGEREKDKDKDKDKEKDKDKEKEKRESGGGGAASHRLQLQSRRCRSISVILAH